TGGGGGCGGCATCGAAAAAGTCGCTGTCGGTCGGGTTCGCACCGGGCCAGCCGCCTTCGATATAGTCCACACCAAGCGCATCCAGAGCGGTTGCGATCTGCTGTTTTTCCGTCAGCGAGAACTGCACACCTTGGGTCTGCTGCCCGTCACGTAGCGTGGTGTCGTAGATGTAAAGGCGCTCTGTCATAGCAGCCCCTCCAATTTTGAGGCGTCGAAACCTGCACCCGGTTCAAGCTCGACCCCTTCCTTGGACATACGGATTTGAACGCCTGCCTCGGTCAAGGCGGCTTTCAGCGCGTCCACAGCGGAGAAATCTTTGGTTTCCATCGCAGCCACCCGGGTCTCGTGGAGCTTTTGCGCCAAGCCAGACAGGTCCACTGTGGGGGCTGTGGCCCAATCCCCCAATTCACCTGTCAAAAGCCCCAGCATTTGCGCTGAAGCCAACAGGCCGGAGGCGTCGCCTTCTGCCGCCATCTTGTGCAACTCGGCCAAAGCGCCTGCGGTATTCAGGTCATCCGCAATAGCCGCAGCAACAACTGGCGACGGGCTAGATGCTGGTTCGACACCTGCGGTCAAACCGCGCCACTTGCGCAGTGTCGCCTCCGCCTCGGCCCGCTTCTTCTCGGTCCAGTCCATTGGCTTGCGATAATGCGTGCCAAGAAACACGAAGCGGATTACCTCGCCCGGCACGCCCTGCTCTAGCAGGTCATGCACGGTGAAGAAGTTGCCCAAGGATTTGGACATCTTCTTGCCTTCGACCTGCAACATCTCGTTGTGCAGCCAATAGTTGGCAAACCCCGCATCGGGATGGCTGCATTTCGACTGCGCGATCTCGTTCTCATGGTGTGGGAATTGAAGGTCGTTGCCGCCGCCGTGGATGTCAAAAGACGCCCCCAGCAGGTCATGGCTCATGGCGGAACACTCGATATGCCAGCCTGGGCGGCCTCGGCCCCACGGGCTGTCCCAGCCGGGCAGATCATCGGTCGAAGGCTTCCACAGCACGAAATCCATCGGGTCGCGCTTATTGTCCGCAACCTCGACACGCGCGCCGGCGATCATGTCATCGACCGAGCGGCCCGACAGCTGTCCGTAGTCGTCATAGCTTTTCACCGAAAACAGCACATGCCCTGCCCCGTCCTGGTACGCATGCCCCTTGGCAATCAGATCCTCGATCATGTCGACCATCGGCTGGATGAACTC
The Aliiroseovarius pelagivivens DNA segment above includes these coding regions:
- the cysS gene encoding cysteine--tRNA ligase, whose amino-acid sequence is MTDIKLYNTMARAKQDFTPIDPNNVRMYVCGPTVYDRAHLGNARPVVVFDVLYRLLRHVYGADHVTYVRNFTDVDDKINATALARKEAGASGTLEELVHERSNETIAWYLNDMRALGAMDPNEMPRATEFIQPMVDMIEDLIAKGHAYQDGAGHVLFSVKSYDDYGQLSGRSVDDMIAGARVEVADNKRDPMDFVLWKPSTDDLPGWDSPWGRGRPGWHIECSAMSHDLLGASFDIHGGGNDLQFPHHENEIAQSKCSHPDAGFANYWLHNEMLQVEGKKMSKSLGNFFTVHDLLEQGVPGEVIRFVFLGTHYRKPMDWTEKKRAEAEATLRKWRGLTAGVEPASSPSPVVAAAIADDLNTAGALAELHKMAAEGDASGLLASAQMLGLLTGELGDWATAPTVDLSGLAQKLHETRVAAMETKDFSAVDALKAALTEAGVQIRMSKEGVELEPGAGFDASKLEGLL